A stretch of Shumkonia mesophila DNA encodes these proteins:
- a CDS encoding GntR family transcriptional regulator, translating to MTQAALRTRRPLLEETIVPGAPSRINELVYDVLHEHIVRGAFESGLVLRENDVAGIFGVGRAPARMALRKLAEEDLIRKRRGHGFEVALGGGRPAASKHRPLLEAGLVLPHALADQLSKRNWRQHIYPTVEKAVASCLIFGRFHVNQSALADHFGVSRTVAHEVLTSLERVGFVRQGRNARWYAGPLTVDDLREGYQMRWLLEPEALKQAAPGVPRVQLLEARDQILDAQRASPPDPDELNDIELALHRDIVLACTNRQMRTVLRNCQLPIIVTYGTVARSAPATHLASGVPETLSEHLTVIDLLLAGRIDDAAKALEAHIRHGAEMSLPHFSNPPPLTPERVPPYMVPVA from the coding sequence ATGACGCAGGCGGCCCTGCGAACGAGGCGGCCCTTGCTGGAAGAGACGATCGTGCCGGGGGCGCCGTCGCGGATCAACGAACTCGTCTACGACGTGCTGCACGAGCATATCGTGCGCGGCGCCTTCGAAAGTGGGCTGGTGCTGCGCGAGAACGACGTCGCCGGGATCTTCGGGGTCGGCCGCGCGCCGGCCCGCATGGCGCTGCGCAAGCTGGCCGAGGAAGACCTCATCCGCAAGCGGCGCGGCCACGGCTTCGAGGTGGCGCTGGGCGGCGGGCGGCCCGCCGCCAGCAAGCACCGTCCCCTGCTGGAAGCCGGGCTGGTGCTGCCTCATGCCCTGGCCGACCAGCTGTCGAAGCGCAATTGGCGCCAGCATATTTACCCGACCGTCGAGAAGGCGGTGGCCTCGTGCCTTATCTTCGGCCGCTTTCATGTCAACCAGTCCGCCCTGGCGGATCATTTCGGGGTCAGCCGCACCGTCGCCCACGAGGTGCTGACCAGCCTGGAGCGCGTCGGTTTCGTGCGCCAGGGCCGCAACGCCCGCTGGTACGCCGGCCCCTTGACCGTCGACGACCTGAGGGAAGGCTATCAGATGCGCTGGCTGCTGGAGCCCGAGGCGCTGAAGCAGGCCGCCCCGGGCGTGCCGCGCGTCCAGCTGCTCGAGGCCCGCGACCAGATCCTCGACGCCCAGCGCGCCTCGCCGCCCGACCCCGACGAGCTCAACGACATCGAACTGGCGCTGCACCGGGACATCGTGCTGGCGTGCACCAACCGGCAGATGCGGACCGTGCTGCGCAACTGCCAACTGCCCATCATCGTCACCTACGGCACCGTGGCGCGCAGCGCCCCGGCGACGCATCTGGCCTCGGGCGTTCCCGAGACCCTGAGCGAGCATCTGACGGTGATCGACCTGCTGCTGGCCGGCCGCATCGACGACGCGGCCAAGGCGCTGGAAGCTCACATCCGGCATGGCGCCGAGATGAGCCTGCCGCATTTCAGCAATCCGCCCCCGCTCACGCCGGAACGGGTCCCGCCCTACATGGTGCCGGTGGCCTGA
- a CDS encoding helix-turn-helix domain-containing protein yields MSPTQFKKWRKTLGFKQKDVADLLGLKKRMIQYYEKGDRDGRQVEIPKSIRLACYAIGLGARDFDGEKATMA; encoded by the coding sequence ATGAGTCCGACGCAGTTCAAAAAATGGCGGAAGACGCTGGGGTTCAAGCAGAAGGACGTCGCCGATCTGCTCGGACTGAAGAAGCGTATGATCCAGTATTATGAAAAGGGCGACCGGGACGGCCGGCAGGTCGAAATCCCCAAGTCCATCCGGCTCGCCTGTTACGCGATCGGTCTCGGCGCGCGCGACTTCGACGGCGAGAAGGCCACGATGGCCTGA
- a CDS encoding MlaA family lipoprotein: MKVLYADDRGRAGWPVLGALVLVLGLVAGCATAPDPTDREAVVEFQQINDPGEPTNRAVFAVNQVLDKGVLKPAAGMYRHLVPPAVRTGVGNALNNLRSPVIFFNDVLQGEMRRAGVTFMRFVINTTIGIGGLGDPASDMGFPYHSEDFGQTLAAWGVGEGPFVMLPVFGPSNPRDAVGLVVDFLVDPINMWANNTDREYITYARGATRAVDERARNYDLLEDIERSSLDFYATIRSLYRQRRVDEIGNGETRGNVPGPGVTETPRLNSEEVSQWK; this comes from the coding sequence GTGAAGGTTCTCTACGCAGATGACCGCGGACGGGCCGGGTGGCCGGTTCTCGGAGCCTTGGTTCTTGTCCTCGGCCTGGTCGCCGGCTGCGCGACGGCGCCCGATCCCACCGATCGCGAGGCGGTGGTCGAGTTCCAGCAGATCAACGACCCCGGCGAGCCCACCAACCGCGCCGTTTTTGCCGTCAACCAGGTGCTCGACAAAGGGGTGCTGAAGCCGGCCGCCGGCATGTACCGGCACTTGGTGCCGCCGGCGGTGCGCACCGGGGTCGGCAACGCGCTCAACAACCTCCGTTCGCCGGTCATCTTCTTCAACGACGTCCTGCAGGGCGAGATGCGGCGGGCCGGCGTCACCTTCATGCGCTTCGTCATCAACACCACCATCGGCATCGGCGGCCTCGGCGACCCGGCGAGCGACATGGGCTTCCCCTATCACTCCGAGGACTTCGGCCAGACCCTGGCCGCGTGGGGCGTCGGGGAAGGCCCCTTCGTCATGCTGCCGGTCTTCGGGCCGTCCAACCCGCGCGACGCCGTCGGGCTGGTCGTCGACTTCCTGGTCGATCCGATCAACATGTGGGCCAACAACACCGACCGCGAATACATCACCTACGCCCGCGGGGCGACCCGCGCCGTCGACGAGCGGGCCCGCAACTACGACCTCCTGGAGGATATCGAACGCTCCTCGCTCGATTTCTACGCCACCATCCGCAGCCTTTACCGGCAGCGGCGGGTCGATGAGATCGGCAACGGCGAGACAAGAGGCAACGTGCCCGGCCCGGGCGTGACCGAGACCCCGCGCCTGAACAGCGAAGAGGTCTCCCAGTGGAAGTGA
- the metF gene encoding methylenetetrahydrofolate reductase [NAD(P)H] — protein MDLALWECVERLAPLGPAYVSVTYGAGGSTRDRTHATVVRILKTGLTPAAHLTCVAATRDEVDAVARRYWEAGIRHIVALRGDAPDGTGGYVPHPGGYAYASDLVAGLKRVADFDISVAAYPEGHPQAADPGTDLDHLKRKIDAGASQAISQYFFDPEVFLRFVEKARAIGITVPIIPGILPVTNFARVREFSANCGASVPKWMADLFEGLDDDPDTRKLVAATVAAEQCRVLLANGVRQFHFYTLNRADLTFAICHILGVRPASAKGDTA, from the coding sequence ATGGACCTGGCCCTGTGGGAATGCGTCGAGCGCCTGGCGCCCCTGGGGCCGGCCTATGTCTCGGTCACCTATGGGGCGGGCGGCTCGACGCGCGATCGCACCCATGCGACCGTCGTGCGCATTCTTAAGACCGGCCTGACGCCGGCGGCGCACCTGACCTGCGTGGCGGCCACCCGCGACGAGGTCGACGCCGTGGCCCGCCGCTATTGGGAGGCCGGCATCCGCCACATCGTGGCGTTGCGCGGCGACGCGCCGGACGGCACCGGCGGCTACGTTCCGCATCCGGGCGGCTATGCCTACGCCTCCGACCTGGTGGCCGGGCTCAAGCGGGTGGCCGACTTCGACATCAGCGTCGCCGCCTATCCCGAGGGCCATCCCCAGGCTGCCGATCCCGGCACCGACCTCGACCACCTGAAGCGCAAGATCGACGCCGGGGCCTCGCAGGCGATCAGCCAGTACTTCTTCGATCCCGAGGTGTTCCTCAGGTTCGTCGAGAAGGCCCGGGCCATCGGCATCACGGTGCCGATCATCCCCGGCATCCTGCCGGTCACCAACTTCGCCCGCGTCAGGGAATTCAGCGCCAACTGCGGCGCCTCGGTGCCCAAATGGATGGCCGACCTCTTCGAGGGCCTCGACGACGATCCCGACACCCGCAAACTGGTCGCCGCCACGGTGGCGGCCGAGCAATGCCGGGTCCTGCTGGCCAACGGGGTGCGGCAGTTCCATTTCTATACGCTGAACCGCGCCGACCTGACTTTCGCCATCTGCCACATCCTGGGCGTCCGTCCGGCGTCCGCCAAAGGGGATACCGCCTGA
- a CDS encoding TRAP transporter large permease: MLLVFCAFVVLLLIGMPVAFAIAISGTLFFAQNLNLPATIPVQLALSQTQNFALLAIPLFIVSGNFMNHAGITKRLLRLSTVLTGHMRGGLAQVSVAMATLMGGVSGSAIADAAMQARILGPEMINRGFTRGYAASVLCYGSLITPIIPPGIGFILYGTVGQVSIGRLFAGGLLPGVVLWVTLALTISVSARMRGYAPERRGWPEAKEVVSATLGGTWAILFPVILIGGLRFGVFTPSEIGAFAVIYAFLVGLVAYRELKAKSIREALEGSTTDVGAVMFLIAMSGIFGYGIVWERVPEKISESMLGITTDPYGIMLMIIVFLVVAGLFIDGTVLIIMLTPIFLPIAMELGFDPVHFGVVFVIVITIGNFTPPVGSAMYAVCSILDCSVNEFTREAMPFLIAVVAVSALLIFVPDIVLYLPNLIFGAE, translated from the coding sequence ATGTTGCTGGTGTTTTGTGCCTTCGTCGTTCTTCTGCTGATCGGCATGCCGGTCGCCTTCGCGATCGCCATCTCGGGCACGCTGTTCTTCGCGCAGAACCTCAACCTGCCGGCCACCATTCCGGTGCAACTCGCGCTCTCCCAGACCCAGAACTTCGCCCTGCTGGCGATTCCGCTGTTCATCGTATCCGGCAACTTCATGAACCACGCCGGCATTACCAAGCGCCTGCTCCGGCTCTCCACGGTGCTGACCGGCCACATGCGCGGCGGCCTCGCCCAGGTTTCCGTCGCCATGGCGACGCTCATGGGCGGCGTTTCCGGCTCGGCCATCGCCGACGCCGCCATGCAGGCGCGCATCCTGGGCCCGGAAATGATCAACAGGGGGTTCACCCGTGGCTATGCCGCGAGCGTTCTCTGCTATGGCTCGCTGATCACGCCGATCATCCCGCCCGGCATCGGGTTCATCCTTTACGGCACCGTCGGCCAGGTCTCCATCGGCCGCCTTTTCGCGGGCGGCCTGCTGCCCGGCGTCGTGCTGTGGGTGACGCTGGCCCTGACCATCTCGGTGTCGGCGCGGATGAGGGGATACGCTCCCGAGCGGCGCGGCTGGCCGGAAGCCAAGGAGGTTGTCTCCGCCACCCTGGGCGGCACCTGGGCCATCCTGTTCCCCGTCATCCTCATCGGCGGCCTGCGCTTCGGCGTCTTCACGCCCTCGGAAATCGGCGCCTTCGCCGTCATCTACGCCTTCCTCGTCGGCTTGGTCGCCTACCGGGAGCTTAAGGCGAAGTCGATCCGGGAGGCGCTCGAGGGCAGCACCACCGACGTCGGCGCCGTCATGTTCCTGATCGCCATGTCGGGGATCTTCGGATACGGCATCGTCTGGGAACGCGTCCCCGAAAAGATCTCGGAATCGATGCTGGGCATCACCACCGATCCCTACGGCATCATGCTGATGATCATCGTGTTCCTGGTCGTCGCCGGGCTGTTCATCGACGGCACCGTGCTGATCATCATGCTGACCCCCATCTTCCTGCCCATCGCCATGGAACTGGGGTTCGATCCCGTCCATTTCGGGGTGGTGTTCGTCATCGTCATCACCATCGGCAACTTCACGCCGCCGGTCGGTTCCGCCATGTATGCGGTGTGTTCGATCTTGGATTGCTCGGTCAACGAGTTCACGCGCGAAGCCATGCCGTTCCTGATCGCGGTGGTGGCGGTCAGCGCGCTCCTGATCTTTGTCCCCGACATCGTGTTGTACCTTCCCAATTTGATCTTCGGGGCGGAGTGA
- a CDS encoding TRAP transporter small permease — MKKFYDYVCRTEVLVAQAFLVVMVVLIFSAGIARLIGHPINWTIDVATCVFAWACFLSADVAWRKGKLMSVDAITKHLPDKAQAYFRLVNYVILTVFLLYLIPMGLWLSYVSRARSFQGIPDFSYSWVTMSVPVCGTLLLITTLLKVRDEMRQGRLRP; from the coding sequence ATGAAAAAATTCTATGACTATGTGTGCCGCACGGAGGTCCTGGTCGCCCAGGCCTTCCTGGTGGTCATGGTCGTCCTGATCTTTTCGGCGGGCATCGCCAGACTGATCGGCCATCCCATCAATTGGACGATCGATGTCGCGACCTGCGTGTTCGCCTGGGCGTGTTTTCTCAGCGCCGACGTCGCCTGGCGGAAGGGCAAGCTGATGTCGGTCGATGCGATCACCAAGCATCTGCCGGACAAGGCCCAGGCGTATTTCAGATTGGTGAACTACGTCATCCTGACGGTGTTTCTGCTCTATCTCATTCCGATGGGGCTGTGGCTCTCCTACGTCAGCCGGGCGCGCAGCTTCCAGGGCATTCCCGACTTCAGCTATTCCTGGGTCACCATGAGCGTTCCCGTTTGCGGGACCCTGCTTTTGATCACCACCCTTCTCAAGGTCAGGGATGAAATGAGACAGGGCCGGCTTCGGCCCTAG
- a CDS encoding Na/Pi cotransporter family protein — protein MSATENLIQLLGAVALLLWGLFMVHTGITRGFGAQLRHAVNRGVANRARAFLAGMGVTMVVQSSTATALIVASFASRGLIDAAPAFAVMLGADVGTTLVAQVLSFDLGFLSPLLLIVGIVMHKTLKRTIHRQIGRSAIGLGLMLLALTLIVHTSEPMRDAPVLRALFAAMSDEPLIALALTAILTWLAHSSLAVVLLVMSYASTGVVSVPLALVMVLGANLGGVLPPIVATLSEGTLARRVTFGNAAFKVIGVAICLPLIEFMPDWLAGWEGEAARQVVNFHTAFNLGVAFLFILLVPVAARIAARLLPPDEERETSDRARFLDATAIDTPAVALSCAAREVMRMAESVERMVNGVATFLRRDDASAMAKLIDMDDVVDRQYEDVKLYVTKIARQEVDAAESHRIAEILSFATNLEYVGDIAENLLEKLMTKAKKQLRFSEEGMAELADLHGHAAANLKLAMAVFMSGDVGVARQLVRAKRHVNALERRYAESHMERLRQERPESIETSGLHMDMLRDLRRLHSHITSVAYPILEAAGELRKSRLKKHHADAPSRKPSQDQMAANSSPPQDAAGAGSDQIPYGIGGAQATGTM, from the coding sequence ATGAGCGCGACCGAAAACCTGATCCAACTTCTGGGCGCCGTGGCGCTGCTGCTGTGGGGCCTTTTCATGGTCCACACGGGGATCACCCGCGGCTTTGGGGCACAATTGCGCCATGCCGTCAATCGCGGCGTCGCCAACCGCGCCCGCGCCTTCCTGGCCGGAATGGGCGTGACCATGGTCGTGCAAAGCAGCACGGCAACGGCCCTGATCGTGGCGTCCTTCGCCAGCCGGGGGCTGATCGACGCCGCGCCGGCCTTCGCCGTCATGCTGGGGGCCGACGTGGGGACGACGCTGGTTGCCCAGGTGTTGTCTTTCGACCTCGGGTTCCTGTCGCCCCTGCTGCTGATCGTCGGCATCGTCATGCACAAGACGCTGAAGCGGACGATCCACCGGCAGATCGGGCGCTCGGCCATCGGCCTCGGCCTGATGCTGCTGGCGCTGACCCTTATCGTCCACACGTCGGAACCGATGCGCGACGCGCCGGTCCTGCGGGCCCTTTTCGCGGCGATGTCGGATGAACCCCTGATCGCCCTCGCCCTCACCGCCATCCTGACGTGGCTGGCGCATTCCAGCCTCGCCGTCGTCCTGCTGGTGATGTCCTACGCCTCGACGGGGGTGGTGTCGGTCCCGCTGGCGCTGGTCATGGTGCTGGGCGCCAACCTTGGCGGCGTGCTGCCGCCCATCGTGGCGACCTTGAGCGAAGGGACCCTGGCCCGCCGCGTGACCTTCGGCAATGCCGCGTTCAAGGTCATCGGCGTCGCCATCTGCCTGCCGCTAATCGAATTCATGCCCGACTGGCTGGCCGGATGGGAAGGAGAGGCGGCACGCCAGGTCGTCAACTTCCATACCGCCTTCAACCTGGGCGTCGCCTTCCTCTTCATTTTGCTGGTGCCCGTCGCCGCCAGGATCGCCGCACGCCTGCTGCCGCCCGACGAGGAGCGCGAAACGTCCGACCGCGCCCGCTTCCTCGACGCGACGGCGATCGACACCCCGGCGGTGGCGCTGAGCTGCGCCGCCCGCGAGGTCATGCGGATGGCGGAATCGGTGGAGAGGATGGTCAACGGCGTCGCCACCTTTCTGCGCCGCGACGACGCCAGTGCGATGGCCAAGCTGATCGACATGGACGACGTGGTCGACCGCCAGTACGAGGACGTCAAGCTTTACGTCACCAAGATCGCCCGCCAGGAGGTCGACGCCGCGGAAAGCCACAGGATCGCCGAGATCCTGTCTTTCGCCACCAACCTGGAATATGTCGGCGACATCGCGGAAAACCTGCTGGAAAAGCTGATGACGAAAGCCAAAAAGCAGTTGCGGTTCTCCGAGGAGGGAATGGCCGAGCTTGCCGACCTGCACGGGCACGCCGCCGCCAATCTGAAATTGGCCATGGCCGTATTCATGTCGGGCGACGTCGGCGTGGCGCGCCAGCTGGTGCGCGCGAAGCGGCATGTCAACGCCCTCGAACGCCGCTATGCCGAAAGCCATATGGAGCGCTTGCGCCAGGAACGCCCGGAAAGCATCGAGACCAGCGGGCTGCACATGGACATGCTGCGGGATCTGCGCCGGCTCCATTCGCACATCACGTCCGTCGCCTATCCGATCCTCGAGGCGGCGGGAGAGTTGAGAAAGTCCCGGCTCAAGAAACACCACGCGGATGCCCCGTCGCGGAAGCCATCCCAGGACCAGATGGCGGCGAACTCTTCCCCGCCGCAAGACGCGGCCGGCGCCGGATCGGATCAAATACCCTATGGAATTGGCGGGGCTCAGGCCACCGGCACCATGTAG
- a CDS encoding ArsR/SmtB family transcription factor: MVDRIAGTSADAVVRALRAAAEPTRLRILALCARGELTVSELVHVLGQSQPRVSRHLRLLVDGGLMERFREGSWVFHRVVHDGPMAGMVRTLLDGLDPADAGLAPDLARLGEVKEERARAAEAYFRRNAAEWDRLRGLHVDDGEVERRIVDLLPDARLGTLLDVGTGTARILELLAPRLDRGEGIDLSREMLAVARANLERAGLGQCAVRRADMYDLPFQAGAFDVVTIHQVLHFADEPGRVIAESARVLKAGGRMLVVDFAPHEVESLRDEHAHRRLGFADTEVEAWFRAAGLRTAARQHLSGDPLTVGIWLAGKRPAAERTLEEVN, encoded by the coding sequence ATGGTCGACAGGATTGCCGGGACGAGTGCCGACGCGGTGGTGCGGGCCTTGCGGGCGGCCGCCGAGCCGACGCGCCTGCGCATCCTCGCGCTGTGCGCCCGGGGCGAGTTGACGGTCAGCGAACTGGTCCACGTCCTCGGCCAAAGCCAGCCCAGGGTTTCCCGCCATTTGCGCCTGCTGGTCGACGGCGGGCTGATGGAGCGGTTCCGCGAGGGAAGCTGGGTCTTCCATCGCGTCGTCCACGACGGGCCGATGGCCGGCATGGTCCGCACCCTGTTGGACGGCCTCGATCCCGCCGACGCCGGGCTGGCTCCCGACCTTGCCCGCCTGGGCGAGGTCAAGGAGGAGCGGGCGCGGGCCGCCGAGGCCTATTTCCGGCGCAACGCCGCCGAATGGGATCGGTTGCGCGGCCTGCACGTCGACGATGGCGAGGTCGAGCGGCGGATCGTCGATCTGCTGCCGGACGCCCGGCTGGGCACTCTGCTCGACGTCGGCACCGGCACGGCGCGCATCCTGGAACTGCTGGCGCCCAGGCTCGATCGCGGCGAGGGGATCGACCTGTCGCGCGAAATGCTGGCGGTGGCGCGGGCCAACCTGGAGAGGGCCGGATTGGGCCAGTGCGCGGTGCGCCGGGCCGACATGTACGACCTGCCGTTCCAGGCCGGCGCCTTCGACGTGGTGACCATCCACCAGGTGCTGCACTTCGCCGACGAGCCCGGCCGCGTCATCGCCGAATCGGCCCGGGTGCTCAAGGCCGGGGGGCGCATGCTGGTGGTCGATTTCGCGCCGCACGAGGTGGAATCGCTGCGCGACGAGCACGCCCACCGCCGCCTGGGTTTCGCCGACACCGAGGTCGAGGCGTGGTTCCGGGCGGCCGGCCTTAGGACGGCGGCCCGCCAGCACCTGTCGGGCGACCCGCTGACCGTCGGCATCTGGCTGGCCGGCAAACGGCCGGCGGCGGAGCGGACCCTCGAGGAGGTGAACTGA
- a CDS encoding MlaC/ttg2D family ABC transporter substrate-binding protein, giving the protein MEVKRFRLGKATAAVTAFILAICLAIPPAASAGREDAARQFIASLADRAIQALTTADIPRAERIRRFRTLFNDHFAVEDIGKWVLGRYWSRATPAEQTEYLRLFEDYIVASYVDRFATYTGERLRITRALAEEGERATVFSEIVLPGGGKTPVRIDWRVESGAGQPKITDLVVEGVSMSTTLRSEFGSIMRRDGGKLDGLFAVLREKTAAIKAAQ; this is encoded by the coding sequence GTGGAAGTGAAGCGTTTCCGGCTTGGCAAGGCGACGGCCGCCGTCACCGCCTTCATCCTCGCCATCTGCCTTGCAATCCCGCCCGCCGCCTCGGCCGGGCGCGAGGATGCCGCGCGCCAGTTCATCGCCTCGCTGGCGGACCGCGCCATCCAGGCCCTGACCACCGCCGACATTCCCCGCGCCGAGCGCATCCGCCGTTTCCGCACCCTTTTCAACGACCACTTCGCCGTCGAGGACATCGGCAAGTGGGTGCTGGGGCGCTATTGGTCCCGCGCCACGCCGGCCGAGCAGACGGAATACCTCCGGCTGTTCGAAGACTATATCGTCGCCTCCTACGTCGACCGCTTCGCCACCTATACCGGCGAGCGGTTGCGCATCACCCGGGCGCTGGCCGAAGAGGGCGAGCGGGCGACCGTGTTTTCCGAAATCGTGCTGCCTGGCGGCGGCAAGACCCCGGTGCGCATCGACTGGCGGGTAGAGAGCGGGGCCGGCCAGCCCAAGATCACCGACCTGGTGGTCGAGGGAGTCAGCATGAGCACGACGTTGCGCTCCGAGTTCGGCTCGATCATGCGGCGCGACGGCGGCAAGCTCGACGGCCTTTTCGCCGTGCTGCGCGAGAAGACCGCCGCCATCAAGGCCGCCCAATAG